The nucleotide sequence AAGGAAACTATTATTTACATAATCATAACAATAACCGAAGTGGATATTTTCTAATCATCATATGGTTtgtaaatgttaatttttttacattttaaatattagtAGATAAGAAATTTATGAAGTACTATGCTGAGGTCGAGATAAGATATTGGTCAGTTAGACAAATATGCGGGTACTACTATTTGTGAATCTCCCTCCAACTGTATTGAACTCTTTTATTGTACCGGTTCCAGGTTAGAACAGGGATGAGCGCTTTCAAAAATGTTGAACATcactgtattcttttttttttgtgtctgtttAAGTCGGCACGTCTTGGACTAAGACTAGAGCCAATCATCCAGTGTTTGTTAATGATTGCTGTCTCCCATGTCGGTTTTTGTAAGCTTGCTCAACTGTTTGGCTTTAGCTTACTGTTTAAGACCGTAACGTGATCATTTCATAAAGATGactgtttaaattgtttcatagATAATGGATTTagtcaatttgacaatttttttttatttcaaaagactGATTCTGAAGgttgacttattttttttaagcTTTAGTCAAACCTATTATGACTTAACCTTTAAAAGAAATTGTAGATTCTAGATTTTGTTCTTTTTCACAGATTGAACAAGAATATCTGATAAAATGCGGTGCTTGCTGTTGATCGTCATTCACAGCGTATTGGCAGCAGGTAAGAACTAGAACATGCTGACACCACAAATGCAGTAAGATAAccatattatatttttgtatacattcttttattaattttaattaatgaaGGATTGATCGTGTGTCGCGCTCTGGGTTCTTCGAAAAGAGTTCACCTTCGTTATTGCTGTTTTTTGCTCAGTCTGTTTTCTGTTTTTAGGTCTGTAGACAGTTGCATGGGACCATAAGAGTTTACGCTTCTTAGAAGTTATGTTTGATGAATATTAGCAtttgtatcctcaatgctctttaactttgtacttgttttgctttatgactattttgagcgtcactgatgagtcttatgtagacgaaacgcccgtctggcgtactaaattatcaACAAAttgaagtgtttaacgaccttgactggcttttaAGCCGTCGCACGGTCGGTCCTAAATTATAatgctggtacctttgataactatatcatATCCACTTAAACACATGAAAAGACAACCAGTATTGTTAAAGGCAAAATTATTCAGCAGTGAAtcatatttaaaatgaataaattttaacGAAAAATGTCTTTTCGGATAAAAGTCATACCCATATCTTAATATTATTCAAACAATGAGGCTATTTTTGCAGTTTTGGattttttacacaaaatttaGAAGTCTGAAGGtcttataaatatatgtttagatTAAATTTCAAAACTTGTAAATGGAAATGTTACAGAGAGTTATGTGTTATGAACATCTGAAGGATGCTTTTTGGTAAATTCATTATACTCTCACTCTCGTATTCAAGGTGCCAAAACAATGGGCTTATCTTTCCTTTTCTTTCAAGCATACTTATAGTTTTTTGTGTTGTactgttgtctttttttcattttctattttagccatggcgttgttagtttattttcaccaaataattTGGATAACCAATTCGATTCTGGAAGATAGTTTCTAACTAAGAATGTGCTTTATAGATTTTCACCTTTAGTAAGATATTTCTGTCATTTCTGTTTTAACTGATACATTTCGGTGAAAAATCGTTTTTACTGTACATTTAAGAACCACATACATGTTTTAGGTAAGTCCTGTAAAGAAAAGCAAGTGCTGTCAATAAAAGTAATAGTTTAGATTGTATATTTTAGAAACATTTGGTGAAATTATCTTGTCCAACAAAGCACAACATACTCATACTGGAGAAACAGTTGTTTTGTCATGCAAGTATCCTCAAGGTGCAACGAAAGTCCGATGGAGAAACTGGCAAGGAATTATTGCAAAAAACTCGGATTTAGATTCGAAACATACTTTCAACCGAAGACGATTCAATGTTATTGCAGACCAAATAAAGGGTGAATACAATCTGAAGATGTCCGGTGTGAACCAATCTGATAGTGGTCTTTACTGGTGTGAAATGCAAATCGGTGGAGAAATAACACAACAAAGGGTCACATTGTACATAGGCAAGTGCAACTATAAATATGTTATGAAGAGTTAGAGTtgttgagtgtaaattcacattgcgataagacgtgtcacggtacttgtctatcccaaattcatgtatttggttttgatgttatatatatatatgttatatttgttattctcgtgggattttgtctatgtgtgttacattttagtgttatgtcgttgttctcatCTTATATTTAATTCGTtgccctcggttttagtttgttaccccgattttgttttttgtccatggatttatgagttttgaacagcggtatactactgttgcctttatttatgcatAATATGTATTGTTCTTCGTACATTATTATAAAAATGAGAACAAGTTTACAATTGACAGTGTAACGCAGTTGGAATGGCGATAGGTGATATTTGGGGACTACATTTCTAAATTTCTTCCTTTTGAATTCTTTCGTCCACTTACCACAATTAAaccttatataaaaattcaggaTTCTCATTTGTTGATAATTGCATATTTGATATCATcaagacacttttttttttattgacaacgtATTTACTATCATCAATGGTACTCAATCCAAAGCAGTTGAAAtaccattttaaaaacaaaaatgtcgaAAGAAACTTTATTATGAGGATCAAATTCAATATTTCATAACCGTTTTTAACTTACCAAATTCTTCTTTTATGAGAACTAGAACGATGACTGGGTTCATATTATAtgttgaataaaggcaacagtaatatacagctgttcgaaatttataaatcgattgagaaaaaaaccaagcaaatccgggttacaaactaaaactgaggaaaacatatcaaatataagagaaaacaacgacacaacagaaacactaaatgcaacacacatagaaacgaactattatataacaatggccattttcctgacttttcGAAAGTGACTGGTGATTTAAACTAAGAATATTTTAgtgttaaaataaacaaattactgGTTTATTTACGTGGAAATGATATCAAGAAATTGCggtgttttgataaaaaaaaaaataaacccacTAGCCAATAGTCAATCAAAGTAAAAAATACGATTGTATATTTCAGATCAATATGGTGAAATTGTCCTGTCCAATAGGGCACAACACACTCATATTGGAGAAACAGTTGTTTTGCCGTGTAAGTATCCTCATGGTGCCAAGAAAATCAGATGGCGACGCTGGCAGGGAATTATTGCAAGAGGCTCCGATTTGAAGCTGAAAAATGCTGACGACCGCAAACGATTCAAGGTTGCTGTCGATCAAATGAAGGGTGATTACAATCTTGAAATAGCTGATGTGGACCGATCTGATAGTGGTCTTTACTGGTGTGAAATGCGATTTAGTGGGAAAATTATGCAACAAAAGGTCACATTGTACATAGGTAAGATACACTTAAAAATAGATACAAGTTATACATTTCATGCGTACGATTCGCGTTTCCAGATTTAATTTCATTAGGAACGACCAACGCCTTATATTGAGAGACAATGGTATATAAGAACCGAATCAGTTGAAGagtcaattattaaaaaagaCCTAACAATACCCCAATACACATGATGTCAACTTTGCCGgaaggagttgaaaccttagttt is from Mytilus galloprovincialis chromosome 6, xbMytGall1.hap1.1, whole genome shotgun sequence and encodes:
- the LOC143080892 gene encoding junctional adhesion molecule-like, with protein sequence MRCLLLIVIHSVLAAETFGEIILSNKAQHTHTGETVVLSCKYPQGATKVRWRNWQGIIAKNSDLDSKHTFNRRRFNVIADQIKGEYNLKMSGVNQSDSGLYWCEMQIGGEITQQRVTLYIDQYGEIVLSNRAQHTHIGETVVLPCKYPHGAKKIRWRRWQGIIARGSDLKLKNADDRKRFKVAVDQMKGDYNLEIADVDRSDSGLYWCEMRFSGKIMQQKVTLYIDTNIDDKFVLSNKAHYGYVGETVVLSCMFPRGATKIRWRRLQEIIARGLDLNVENPDTRKRFNIVADQMEGEYNLEISGVIQSDSGLYWCEMRLGGHIMQQKVTLHIGKFFFKYVVI